Below is a window of Synechococcales cyanobacterium T60_A2020_003 DNA.
AACCCAATCCCTCAGCAAGAGCAGCCTTGACCTTGAAGAAACCCTCAAAAAGGTGATGGACGAGGCCAAGGAGTTGATGAACGCCGATCGCAGCACCCTCTGGCTGTTAGATACCGATCGGGGCGAATTGTGGACGCAGATTCCAGGCAAAGATGGCCAACTGCAAGAAATTCGGATTCCCAGGGAAGCGGGATTTGCAGGCCAGGTGGCAACGACGGGCGATCCGCTGCTGATTCCCTTTGATTTGTACGATCATCCCAATGCCGAAACGGCGAAGGAAACGGATAAGCGCACAGGCTATCGGACATGTAGCATGCTGTGTATGCCTGTGTTCAATGCGGATGGCGACCTGATCGGTGTGACCCAGATCATTAACAAAAAACGGCAGGGGGAGTTTCCACCGTACAATCCCGATGATTTTCCGAATGCACCGGAGCGCTGGCGGGCGAGCTTTAACCGCAGCGATCAGGAATTCATGAAGGCGTTCAACATTCAGGCCGGGGTTGCCCTTCAGAATGCCAAGCTGTTTGCCACGGTGAAGCAGCAGGAAAAAATGCAGCGTGACATTTTGCGATCGCTCTCCAATGGCGTGATTTCCACCGATAACCAGGGACAGGTGATTGCCGCCAACGAAAGCGCAAAACGGCTGCTGGGACTAGATGAGCAGGCTAGCTTGACGGGGCAATCTGTGGATACCTTGATTCGGCTTGAAAAATCTGACTTTTCGCGCTGGCTGCATGCCGCCCTCACGGGGAGCGACGAGAAAAGCCAGCAGCAGTACTACCCGGATCAAACGTTGCTTCCCGTTCAAGGCGAAGAACAACACAGCATTAATCTCTCGCTGAATACCATTCAGGATGCGGTCATACCGGAAAAAGTCTCAGGGGCGCTGATCGTGATGGACGATGTCAGCGATGAAAAGCGGCTGAAAAGCACTATGTATCGCTACATGACCCAGGAGCTAGCGGAACAGCTTCTGGAAAATCCCGATGCGGCCAAAATGGGGGGCGATCGCAAGGATGTATCTGTCCTGTTCTCCGACATTCGTAGCTACACGACCCTGACCGAAAACTTGATGGCGGAGGAGGTCGTAGAACTGCTGAACCAGTACTTTGAAGCGATGGTGGATGCGGTGTTCACCTATAAGGGCACCCTCGACAAATACATTGGTGATGCGATCATGGCGGTGTTTGGGTCGCCTCTCCCTCTCGATGAGCATGAGTGGATGGCGGTGCAGACGGCATTGGAAATGCGTCAGCGGCTACGGCTCTTTAACCAGCGGCGATCGGAGCAGGGGCAGATTCCCATTAAAATCGGGATTGGGATTAACTCCGATGTGGTGATTAGTGGCAATATTGGGTCGAGTCGGCGCATGGAGTTTACGGCGATTGGGGATGGCGTGAACCTCTCCTCCCGCTTGGAAGGGGCGAGTAAGCTCTATGGAACCGATATTGTGATTAGCGAATCGACCTACAAACCCTGTGCCGATCGCATCTGGGCGCGAGAGTTAGACTATATCCGCGTAAAGGGCAAGACTAAACCTGTGGCTGTGTATGAGTTGATTGGATTGCAGTCTGAGGCGATTCCTGATAGGAAACGGCAGATTATGGATCACTACCATAAGGGGCGCGAACACTACCTCAACCGCAAATTTGCCTTGGCAATGGGTGAGTTTGGGGCAGCTCTGGAAATCGACAAATCTGACAAATCCTCAGCGTTACACCTAGAGCGATGCCAATACTGGCTACAGTCGCCACCGGAAGATGACTGGGATGGTGCCTGGACGCTCACCGAGAAATAATGTCTAGGGGCGGGTTTGGTCGTTCAATCTCGGTAATGGCTGGGACGTGGCTGCCAAACCCGCCCGTACAAAGGAATATTCAGATGGATAGGAATTAATCAGCCTGCGGGCGACTCGCTGGGCGCGGTCGGAACAGATGGCTATGGGTGGGGTTGTAAAGGCGCGATCGCACCTGATCACTCTTGGGAAAGCCAATCTCTCGTCCTGCCAAGGCGGGACTAATGATGTAAAGCGTCGTCCGGATCAGGTCTTCATCTTGGGTCACCTGCGCCATTTCGGATAGCGGCACGACCCGAATCTGCTCGTCTGGCCATCCCACCCGGTAGCAAATGGCGGTGGGTGTTTCGGGAGCGTAATGTTCTAGCAATTTCGCCTGAGCTTCGTCCACATGGCGAGCGCTGAGGTACAGGCACAAACTGGCTTTATGCGTGGCTAGGGATGCTAACTCTTCGGTTTCCGGAACTTGGGTGCGACCGCTAATGCGCGTCAGAATAATCGTCTGCACCAGCTCCGGCACGGTCAGTTCGACGCTCAACTTGGCCGCCGCCGCCTGAAAGGCGCTAATACCCGGCACAACTTCAAAGGGAATCTCTGCCTCAGCCAATTCCCGCATTTGCTCATGAATGGCGCTATACAGGCTCGGATCGCCCGAATGCAGCCGAATTACAGACCGACCTTGCCGCACCCGCTCAATCATCAACGGCAGAATGTCTTCCAGGGTTTTGTTCGCCGTCGGAATCACCTCGGCATCCGATCGCACCATTTCCAGGACTTGCTTAGGAACCAGCGAATCTGCGTACAGAATCACGTCTGCACTGGCTAGGAGCTTTTGTGCCCGAATCGTGAGCAAGTCCGGATCGCCGGGGCCTGCCCCCACAATGTAGACCGCTGGGGCTAGGGGAAGGATTGAAACACTCTGAGCCGCTGGATTGGGCTGGAGGGTTGAAGTTGAGTTAGTCATGAAGGGCAATCGCCACCAATAGTTAGAACATAGGTTAGAACGGCGTTTTATCTGTCTAGACCCGGCTGCGGAGTCCCGCCAAAATTCCTGAGCCTATCGAGAGCAGCACCAACGCCCACATTGCCGTTTTGGGAATGCTAGGTAGGACTCCGAATGCTTGCAACAGCAGGAGCACCGCCAGAATGATGAGAAGGGTGCCCATGATGTAGAGGAGAATTGTAACCGCCAGGTTAGGAGAACGACCACTCACAATTGAAATACCTCACACGTGCAAGCCCTATTTTGTCACGAATTGTCTGAATTGACCGCGAAGACAACGGTAATCGTCTAGGCAACGCCCTGCGATCGCAGTTCATCCAATTTAGCCCGCACCACCTGAATATCCTGCCACATCAGCCACTTTGGACTGCCCTTTTCACGGGACTGGTTCCGTAGCAAGTACGCCGGATGAAAAATCGGCATGCACAAGCGATTTTCCCATTCCAGCCACTGGCCGCGAATCTTTGTAATCCCGCGCTTATCACCGATCAACCCTTTTACCGAGGAGGCTCCCGTCAGGAGGATAATTTTCGGATCGACCATGCGGATTTGTTCAATCAGGTAGGGTCGGCACGCATCCATTTCGGTCTGGGTCGGTGTGCGGTTTCCCGGGGGACGACACTTCACAATGTTGCAGATAAACACATCGTCCGTGGTGAGCTGCACCGACTCCAGAATTTTGTCCAGCAGTTGACCCGCCTTCCCCACAAACGGCAACCCCGTTTCATCCTCGTTTTGCCCTGGCCCCTCCCCCACAATCATGATGGGAGCTTGGGGATTGCCCCGACCCACAACGGCATGGGTACGGGTTGCGCCCAAATCGCACCGCTGGCACTGGTTACAGTGAACCTTCATTTGTTCCATGCTGGTGTAGGTTCCGGGGGGAATGGGAACCGACGCACGGGTGGGAATGTCATCTGGATTGAAGGTAGGCGGTGGGCTGGGTTCTGGACTTCCACCGAACAAATCCATTTGGGTTAGGTCAGACATGGCTTGATGGGGTACGGGTGTGAACGTTTGCGAGGAGTTGAGTCTCCCTTGCAATGCAGAATTGCCCAGAGACAATTCCTATAGATATTCGCACAGAAATTTATACCTGTGTCTAGTCTCTTCGGACGTAACTGCATTTGTGCTAACGGGGTGAGCCGTCTACAAAACGCAACATTTCACAGTAAACAGACTAGAATTGGTGTCGATTGGTTACCGCATTTTTATGAGCAGCGCAAACACAACACGGAAACTTGTCCAGCAACCTTGGTTTCAGCGCTTCGAGCGTTGGGTTGGGGAATCGTCCTATGTGGGCAATGCAGTATTTTTTGAAAAAGAGCAGTTTCCCTGGGTCGAAGAACTGGAGGCCAACTGGCACGTAATCCGCCAAGAGCTGGACGCCGTGATGCCGTTTGTGGATGATCTGCCCAATTTCCAAGACATTTCTGAGCGTCAGTATCGGATTGCCAACGACGATCGTTGGAAAACCTATTTCTTTTGCGCCTTTAGCTACAAGGCACAGAAAAATTGCGATCGCTGCCCCGAAACCACACGATTAATCGAAAAGATCCCAGGCATGAAGGTCGCTTTCTTCTCCATCCTGGCTCCGGGCAAACATATTCCCGCCCACCGAGGCAAACATAAAGGCTTAGTTCGATACCACCTCGCGTTGAAGGTGCCCGAACCTCGTGAACAGTGCCGCATTCGCGTAGACAATCAAATTCGCTACTGGGAAGAAGGGAAAAGCTTGCTATTTGACGATACCTACGACCATGAAGTGTGGAATGACACGGATGGCTATCGGGTAGTGCTGTTTCTGGATATTGCCCGTCCCCTGCCATTTCCGCTGTCGCTTTTGAATTGGGCAGTCAATAAAGTGGTGGCGTCTTCGTCGATTGTGCAGAAGGCGAAGCAGAACCACGAAGCCTGGGAGAAAAAGTTTGCACCTGTGGAGCAGGCTGCACGGTCTAGCGCTAACGCCCAGTCGTGAAGATCAAAGGGACGTGACTAGAACGAATGCCAATGAAGACCGTTGCCTAGGGGACACCTTCGAGACAGTCTTTGTTACATGATTGCCCAAATATCATGAAGCATTACGGCAATGGTACGTCGCTGAATTTGCTGGCATTATGGAAGCATGGACTGTGAGTGGATACAGATGGTGATATTTGGTGCATCAGACGCTACAGCTTCCTGGTGATATGGTGCAGTATGACAGTACAGGGTGCTTGATTGCGCCCGTCTCGTCTCGCAGCTCGTGAATAAACCTTTCTTTCCGTATCCTAACGTTGTGGGCGCTCACGCCGAGATCTTGTCTCCCATTGCCTCGCACCTTGAGACCTGTGTTCAACTGGCTGCTCATCTTTGTCATGCCCCGATTGCGTGGCTTAGTGTTGGCAATCTTCTAGATACACCTATGGTGCTGGGGGTGGGTTGTTCATCCGAGAAATTGGAATATTTCGAACAAGAGATGGCCCGCGATCGCCCCCTCCAGTCCGATGCTTTGTTATGGCGAAACGATGGCACAAATGGCTTAACGTTGCTTCCATTTGGTGGAGGGCAATGGTTTAAAGCCGCATGGCCTCTGATCAGCAGTCGCAAGTTTGTGGTAGGACACTTATGTGTTGTTGATTATATTGCACGGCAACTGGATGAGGGCACGTTGACCTTGGTTGAGCAACTAGCTCGGCAAATGGCGTGGATGATTGAAAGGCAAATTTTGGACGGAGAAACGCATCCAGATACATCCGACGCACTGGAGATTGTATGGCAAACTAACCAAAAACTGCAGCTTCGGGTTGAGTCCCTTCAGGAAGAACATTTCTATCTGAATCAGCTCAACTACTTCATGGATACGCTCCAAGATTATGGAACCTTTAGCGAGGCGATCGCCCAACTACCAGCCTTGTTAAAAGCCATGTTCCCCGATCAATGGGGACGTCTCTACTTATCCGTTCAGGCCATGAATGCTGTAGCTTGGCAGACTAAGCCGTCAAACTGTGTGGAAACCTTGATATGGGGGAGAGAGGGTGGTACTCAGCAGCAAAAACTGCCGGTCAATTGCCCGGTTATCCAGTCTCTCTATCCCTACTATTCAATCGCAGACAGCGAGGAATCGAGGGATATGTGCTCTCTGTGTAAGTTTTCTGACGGGGTAAGGTCACAGGACAATTTTTGTGTACCGCTGGTGGGATATGACTCCCACATTCCGCCACTGGTGAATGGTGTGTTATCCGTGTCTGTTGATTCCGACTCAGGATGGTCTCATCTCCAGCGGCAGATGGTGATTCAAGTGGCACGCCATTTGGGGAAAGTACTAACCCGTCTTAAGCAGTACGATTTGATCCATGAGCAAAGTATTCGGGATGCGCTCACCGGACTATTTAACCGACGATATTTAGCCGAGGTATTGCCCCAGATTCTGCATCGCGCCCATCACGGACACTACCCAGTAGGAGTTATTGTGTTTGATATTGATCATTTCAAGCAATTTAATGATCGCTACGGCCATTTAGCAGGCGATAAGGTGCTTCAAGATTTCGGGGTGTTCCTGAAGGGCTTTGTCCGAGGCACAGATTTGGCCTGCCGCTATGGTGGTGAGGAGTTTGCGCTGATTTTGCCGGAAGCCAATTTGGAACGGGTGATGCAGCGGGCAGAACGGCTGCGTCAGGGCATGCACTACATGAAAATGGAGTATCAGGGACAAGCGCTCGGAACCGTCACCATCTCGGCAGGGGTGGCTAGTTTTCCCCGGAATGGCGAAACATTAGAAGATTTGATTGCCGCTGCTGATTCGGCGCTATACGAAGCTAAGGCGCAGGGGCGCGATCGCGTCTGTGTGGCTCAGGAATAATCAAAATCGATAAAGTAGCCGTCGTCATCGTCATCCTCATCGTCATCGAGATCATCATCGTCATCGACGAAATGCTCCTCGACATCCACGAGCACGCACCCCTCAATCCGCCAACCGTGGGTAGGCCGACGTTTCATTAAGTACAACGCCCGTACTACGTTTCCGTCACTATCCATGAGTAAAATAGGCTGAACCCACTGCCCATCGGCGATCGCCAGGTCTTCAAAAATCACCGATCGGGGACGATAGACCGATGGATAGGCGGTGCGTACCATCTGCATAAAGCGTTCCGGGGTTTGAAACTGCCGCTGAATGGTGGGACTAGCAAAGAAAAAGGCGCGATCGCCATCCTCCTGCTGAAAGGCTTGCAGTTGCTCGGAAATGATGGATTTGATGGTGGTGCGATCGTTGGGCGTAATGTTCATGCCTAAGGCATCCTGTATGGGGTTCGGAGAAAAGCGTTTACCAC
It encodes the following:
- a CDS encoding GGDEF domain-containing protein, with translation MGAHAEILSPIASHLETCVQLAAHLCHAPIAWLSVGNLLDTPMVLGVGCSSEKLEYFEQEMARDRPLQSDALLWRNDGTNGLTLLPFGGGQWFKAAWPLISSRKFVVGHLCVVDYIARQLDEGTLTLVEQLARQMAWMIERQILDGETHPDTSDALEIVWQTNQKLQLRVESLQEEHFYLNQLNYFMDTLQDYGTFSEAIAQLPALLKAMFPDQWGRLYLSVQAMNAVAWQTKPSNCVETLIWGREGGTQQQKLPVNCPVIQSLYPYYSIADSEESRDMCSLCKFSDGVRSQDNFCVPLVGYDSHIPPLVNGVLSVSVDSDSGWSHLQRQMVIQVARHLGKVLTRLKQYDLIHEQSIRDALTGLFNRRYLAEVLPQILHRAHHGHYPVGVIVFDIDHFKQFNDRYGHLAGDKVLQDFGVFLKGFVRGTDLACRYGGEEFALILPEANLERVMQRAERLRQGMHYMKMEYQGQALGTVTISAGVASFPRNGETLEDLIAAADSALYEAKAQGRDRVCVAQE
- a CDS encoding GAF domain-containing protein, with the protein product MTASSSRLPDSEKPSAAPSSRNPEPVIIEATALEADVVAFQTPHSDIHTAVEAATPASRSSALAARRGSFSSFLAPLKQDTFRQVVSEVEQKLTVVNQTLSMLDMQQGFEVILEEMLTSITFKTAELLNADRASIFLLDEEKNELYSIVAEGEGGRTLEIRIPADKGIAGEVATRKQVVNIPYDFFDDPRSAQAKIQYERTGYRTYTMLAMPLLNDDGDLVAVVQMINKLKPENERSHPLEDRITKDGFSADDEQLFREFAPSIRLILESSRSFYVATQKQRAANALIEATQSLSKSSLDLEETLKKVMDEAKELMNADRSTLWLLDTDRGELWTQIPGKDGQLQEIRIPREAGFAGQVATTGDPLLIPFDLYDHPNAETAKETDKRTGYRTCSMLCMPVFNADGDLIGVTQIINKKRQGEFPPYNPDDFPNAPERWRASFNRSDQEFMKAFNIQAGVALQNAKLFATVKQQEKMQRDILRSLSNGVISTDNQGQVIAANESAKRLLGLDEQASLTGQSVDTLIRLEKSDFSRWLHAALTGSDEKSQQQYYPDQTLLPVQGEEQHSINLSLNTIQDAVIPEKVSGALIVMDDVSDEKRLKSTMYRYMTQELAEQLLENPDAAKMGGDRKDVSVLFSDIRSYTTLTENLMAEEVVELLNQYFEAMVDAVFTYKGTLDKYIGDAIMAVFGSPLPLDEHEWMAVQTALEMRQRLRLFNQRRSEQGQIPIKIGIGINSDVVISGNIGSSRRMEFTAIGDGVNLSSRLEGASKLYGTDIVISESTYKPCADRIWARELDYIRVKGKTKPVAVYELIGLQSEAIPDRKRQIMDHYHKGREHYLNRKFALAMGEFGAALEIDKSDKSSALHLERCQYWLQSPPEDDWDGAWTLTEK
- a CDS encoding DUF4864 domain-containing protein, whose protein sequence is MNITPNDRTTIKSIISEQLQAFQQEDGDRAFFFASPTIQRQFQTPERFMQMVRTAYPSVYRPRSVIFEDLAIADGQWVQPILLMDSDGNVVRALYLMKRRPTHGWRIEGCVLVDVEEHFVDDDDDLDDDEDDDDDGYFIDFDYS
- a CDS encoding aspartyl/asparaginyl beta-hydroxylase domain-containing protein is translated as MSSANTTRKLVQQPWFQRFERWVGESSYVGNAVFFEKEQFPWVEELEANWHVIRQELDAVMPFVDDLPNFQDISERQYRIANDDRWKTYFFCAFSYKAQKNCDRCPETTRLIEKIPGMKVAFFSILAPGKHIPAHRGKHKGLVRYHLALKVPEPREQCRIRVDNQIRYWEEGKSLLFDDTYDHEVWNDTDGYRVVLFLDIARPLPFPLSLLNWAVNKVVASSSIVQKAKQNHEAWEKKFAPVEQAARSSANAQS
- a CDS encoding uracil-DNA glycosylase, with translation MSDLTQMDLFGGSPEPSPPPTFNPDDIPTRASVPIPPGTYTSMEQMKVHCNQCQRCDLGATRTHAVVGRGNPQAPIMIVGEGPGQNEDETGLPFVGKAGQLLDKILESVQLTTDDVFICNIVKCRPPGNRTPTQTEMDACRPYLIEQIRMVDPKIILLTGASSVKGLIGDKRGITKIRGQWLEWENRLCMPIFHPAYLLRNQSREKGSPKWLMWQDIQVVRAKLDELRSQGVA
- the cobM gene encoding precorrin-4 C(11)-methyltransferase is translated as MTNSTSTLQPNPAAQSVSILPLAPAVYIVGAGPGDPDLLTIRAQKLLASADVILYADSLVPKQVLEMVRSDAEVIPTANKTLEDILPLMIERVRQGRSVIRLHSGDPSLYSAIHEQMRELAEAEIPFEVVPGISAFQAAAAKLSVELTVPELVQTIILTRISGRTQVPETEELASLATHKASLCLYLSARHVDEAQAKLLEHYAPETPTAICYRVGWPDEQIRVVPLSEMAQVTQDEDLIRTTLYIISPALAGREIGFPKSDQVRSRLYNPTHSHLFRPRPASRPQAD